One part of the Marinobacter sp. MDS2 genome encodes these proteins:
- a CDS encoding TetR/AcrR family transcriptional regulator, whose protein sequence is MDTFPVKRKRGRPPKSQSAGYQDTRQALIGVGLAALTEKGYSYTGLDEILRQAKVPKGSFYHYFDNKEAFGKALIEAYGLFFANKLERSLADSSQTPLARIQGFVEDAKLGMEKFDYRRGCLIGNMGQEMAALPESFRGLLSDVFRDWEARIARVLEEARQAGEAPQHLVPEQMAQFFWIGWEGAVLRAKLEQSSQPLEQFASGFMALVRGC, encoded by the coding sequence GTGGATACGTTTCCAGTCAAGCGCAAAAGAGGGCGGCCCCCTAAAAGTCAGAGCGCCGGTTATCAGGACACCCGGCAGGCTTTGATTGGGGTTGGGCTGGCAGCGTTAACAGAGAAGGGTTATTCCTACACAGGGCTTGATGAAATTTTGCGCCAGGCCAAGGTGCCTAAAGGCTCTTTCTACCATTACTTCGACAACAAAGAAGCTTTCGGTAAAGCGCTGATTGAGGCCTACGGCCTGTTTTTCGCCAACAAGCTGGAACGTTCGTTAGCGGACAGTTCCCAGACACCGCTTGCCAGAATTCAGGGTTTTGTGGAAGACGCCAAGCTTGGCATGGAAAAGTTCGATTACAGGCGCGGTTGCCTGATCGGAAATATGGGGCAGGAAATGGCTGCGCTGCCGGAGAGTTTTCGCGGCCTGCTAAGTGATGTATTCCGAGATTGGGAAGCCCGGATAGCCCGGGTACTTGAAGAAGCCCGACAGGCGGGGGAGGCTCCCCAGCACTTGGTGCCGGAGCAGATGGCACAGTTTTTCTGGATTGGTTGGGAGGGCGCGGTATTGCGCGCCAAGCTCGAGCAGTCCTCGCAACCTCTGGAGCAATTTGCCAGCGGCTTTATGGCGTTGGTGCGTGGTTGCTGA
- a CDS encoding aldehyde dehydrogenase family protein codes for MIYAQPGKEGSVVSFKSRYGNYIGGEFVAPVKGQYFENITPVTGEVFCEVARSGAEDIELALDAAHKAAPAWGRTSPTERSNILLKIADRIEANLEALAVAETWDNGKAIRETLNADIPLAADHFRYFAGCLRAQEGHMGEIDHNTVAYHFHEPLGVVGQIIPWNFPLLMAAWKLGPCLAAGNCTVLKPAEQTPASILVLMEIIGDLLPPGVINIVNGYGIEAGQALATSKRIAKIAFTGSTPVGSHILKCAAENIIPSTVELGGKSPNIYFSDVMKAEPEFVDKCVEGLVLAFFNQGEICTCPSRALVQEDMFEEFMQKVVERTKSIKRGNPLDTEVQVGAQASKEQFDKIMSYMEIGRQEGAVVLTGGDREHLEGEFNNGFYIQPTLFKGDNKMRVFQEEIFGPVVGVTTFKTEEEALAIANDTEFGLGAGVWTRDTNLAYRMGRNIQAGRVWMNCYHAYPAHAAFGGYKKSGIGRETHKMALEHYQQTKCMLTSYDANPLGFF; via the coding sequence ATGATCTACGCACAACCCGGTAAGGAAGGCTCCGTTGTTTCATTTAAATCCCGCTATGGAAATTACATCGGTGGTGAATTTGTAGCTCCGGTTAAAGGTCAGTACTTTGAGAACATCACCCCTGTCACCGGCGAAGTTTTCTGCGAAGTGGCTCGTTCTGGCGCCGAAGATATTGAGCTGGCTTTGGATGCTGCGCACAAGGCGGCGCCAGCTTGGGGCAGGACCTCACCCACTGAACGTTCCAATATTCTGCTGAAAATCGCTGACCGTATTGAAGCCAACCTTGAAGCCCTCGCGGTTGCAGAAACCTGGGATAACGGTAAAGCGATTCGTGAAACTCTGAATGCCGATATTCCTCTGGCCGCGGACCACTTCCGTTACTTCGCCGGCTGTCTGCGGGCTCAGGAAGGCCACATGGGGGAGATCGACCACAACACCGTGGCTTATCATTTCCACGAGCCGTTGGGTGTGGTTGGACAGATCATTCCCTGGAACTTCCCGCTGCTGATGGCCGCCTGGAAACTGGGTCCGTGCCTGGCTGCAGGTAACTGCACGGTGCTGAAGCCAGCTGAGCAAACGCCAGCCAGCATTCTGGTACTGATGGAAATTATTGGTGATTTGTTGCCACCAGGCGTGATCAACATTGTAAATGGCTACGGCATCGAAGCCGGCCAGGCGCTGGCCACCAGTAAGCGTATTGCCAAGATCGCCTTTACCGGGTCGACCCCAGTGGGCTCCCATATTCTTAAGTGCGCGGCGGAAAACATCATTCCTTCGACCGTTGAATTGGGCGGCAAGTCCCCGAACATTTACTTCTCCGACGTAATGAAAGCGGAGCCGGAATTTGTCGACAAATGTGTCGAAGGTCTGGTGTTGGCATTCTTCAACCAGGGTGAAATTTGCACCTGTCCGTCCCGTGCCCTGGTTCAGGAAGACATGTTCGAAGAGTTTATGCAAAAAGTGGTTGAGCGCACCAAGTCCATCAAACGCGGAAACCCATTGGATACCGAGGTCCAAGTGGGCGCTCAGGCTTCCAAAGAACAGTTCGACAAAATCATGTCGTACATGGAAATTGGTCGTCAGGAAGGTGCAGTGGTACTTACCGGTGGTGACCGGGAGCATCTTGAAGGCGAGTTCAATAACGGCTTCTACATTCAGCCGACGCTGTTCAAGGGCGATAACAAGATGCGCGTTTTCCAAGAGGAAATCTTCGGGCCGGTGGTGGGTGTCACCACCTTCAAAACCGAGGAAGAAGCGCTGGCAATCGCCAACGATACCGAGTTCGGCCTGGGTGCCGGCGTCTGGACTCGCGATACCAACCTGGCTTATCGGATGGGGCGTAATATTCAGGCCGGTCGGGTATGGATGAACTGTTACCACGCGTATCCGGCTCATGCAGCCTTCGGTGGTTACAAGAAATCCGGTATCGGCCGTGAAACCCATAAGATGGCGCTGGAGCACTATCAGCAGACCAAGTGCATGTTGACCAGCTACGACGCTAATCCTCTTGGATTTTTCTGA
- a CDS encoding PQQ-dependent methanol/ethanol family dehydrogenase translates to MRSNKFGIRIAASALALAVSCGAHAVTDEDILKDAETTDDIVSYGMGLQGQRFSPLTDLNTDNVKHLQPVWGFAFGGEKMRGQESQPMIKDGVMYVTASYSRVYAIDVKTGEEIWQYDARLPDGIMPCCDVVNRGVALYNDKVIFGTLDAKLVALNKDTGKPMWIKKVADYQAGYAITAAPLIVKGKVITGVSGGEFGIVGKVEAYDANTGDLMWTRPTVEGHMGYVYKDGKKIESGISGGKAGQTWPGDMWKNGGAATWLGGTYDEETDSLFFGTGNPAPWNSHLRPGDNLFSSSRLAIDPDDGSIKWHFQTTPHDGWDYDGVNELISFDLKENGKTIKAAATADRNGFFYVLNRENGDFIRGFPFVDKITWAEGLDPETGRPIFAENGRPGDPSNSEAGKGETVVAQPAFLGGKNWMPMAYSPETELFYVPSNEWSMDIWNEPVSYKKGAAFLGAGFTIKPANEDYIGVLRAMDPKTGEEVWRYENPAPLWGGVMTTAGDLVFTGTPEGYLKAFDAKTGEELYKFNTGSGVVGTPVTWTMDGEQYVSVLSGWGGAVPLWGGEVAKVVKDFNQGGMVWTFKLPKDRVAAK, encoded by the coding sequence ATGAGATCGAACAAATTCGGGATTCGCATTGCCGCCAGTGCACTGGCACTGGCCGTATCCTGCGGGGCCCATGCGGTAACCGATGAAGATATTCTGAAAGACGCCGAAACCACCGACGACATCGTTAGCTATGGCATGGGCCTCCAGGGCCAGCGCTTCAGCCCGCTGACGGACCTGAATACCGACAATGTAAAACACCTGCAGCCGGTGTGGGGCTTTGCCTTTGGTGGTGAGAAAATGAGGGGGCAGGAATCCCAGCCCATGATCAAGGACGGCGTGATGTATGTAACGGCTTCCTATTCCCGTGTCTATGCCATTGATGTGAAGACCGGTGAGGAAATCTGGCAGTACGATGCCCGGCTGCCGGATGGCATCATGCCTTGCTGCGACGTGGTTAACCGGGGTGTGGCGCTGTATAACGACAAGGTGATCTTCGGCACCCTGGACGCAAAGCTGGTGGCGCTGAATAAAGACACCGGCAAGCCCATGTGGATCAAGAAAGTAGCTGATTACCAGGCAGGTTATGCCATCACAGCTGCACCACTGATTGTTAAGGGCAAAGTGATCACCGGCGTATCCGGCGGTGAATTCGGTATTGTGGGTAAGGTAGAAGCCTACGACGCTAACACTGGTGACCTGATGTGGACCCGTCCGACCGTTGAAGGCCACATGGGGTACGTCTACAAAGACGGCAAGAAAATCGAGAGCGGTATTTCTGGTGGTAAAGCCGGACAGACCTGGCCGGGCGATATGTGGAAAAATGGTGGTGCTGCAACCTGGCTGGGCGGCACCTACGATGAAGAGACCGACTCTCTGTTCTTTGGCACAGGCAACCCGGCTCCCTGGAACTCTCATCTGCGCCCGGGCGACAATCTGTTCTCGTCTTCACGCCTGGCCATTGATCCTGATGATGGCAGCATCAAGTGGCACTTCCAGACCACGCCCCATGACGGCTGGGATTACGATGGCGTAAACGAGTTGATCTCGTTTGATCTTAAGGAAAACGGCAAGACCATCAAAGCGGCGGCTACTGCTGACCGTAACGGCTTCTTCTACGTGCTTAACCGCGAGAACGGTGATTTCATTCGCGGCTTCCCGTTTGTCGACAAGATCACCTGGGCCGAAGGCCTGGATCCGGAAACCGGCCGGCCGATCTTTGCCGAAAACGGTCGCCCTGGTGACCCCTCGAACTCTGAGGCAGGCAAGGGTGAAACGGTTGTGGCCCAACCGGCCTTCCTGGGAGGCAAGAACTGGATGCCTATGGCCTACAGCCCGGAAACCGAGCTCTTCTACGTACCGTCGAACGAGTGGTCGATGGACATCTGGAACGAGCCAGTTTCCTATAAGAAGGGCGCGGCTTTCCTGGGTGCTGGCTTCACCATCAAGCCCGCGAATGAAGACTATATCGGCGTGCTCCGGGCCATGGATCCGAAAACTGGTGAGGAAGTCTGGCGCTACGAGAACCCGGCCCCTCTTTGGGGTGGCGTAATGACCACTGCGGGAGACCTGGTGTTCACAGGAACCCCGGAAGGCTACCTGAAAGCCTTTGATGCGAAGACCGGCGAAGAACTCTACAAGTTCAATACCGGTTCAGGCGTGGTTGGTACACCGGTCACCTGGACCATGGATGGCGAACAGTACGTGTCTGTCCTCTCTGGCTGGGGTGGTGCTGTACCCCTTTGGGGCGGGGAAGTGGCCAAGGTGGTCAAGGATTTCAACCAGGGTGGTATGGTCTGGACGTTCAAGCTGCCGAAGGATCGTGTTGCCGCTAAATAA
- a CDS encoding ABC transporter substrate-binding protein — protein sequence MKTILSFLISVFLSLPVVAREVNDGDELLNRPADRTYDIVLDSGYLKVGVYRDFPPYSYEVDGQPRGIDVELGKLIAQEMGVEFRVHWIIPDEELGDDLRNNVWKGHYLDKQRLADVMMRVPYDKQYAYMQDSTGEYINEQVVLFGPYQQETWQIAYNPEKLDTVDTVAVFQYHPIGVEIDTLPDFYLSSALQGRMRNQVRHYPNVRAAFEAMRNGEVSAVMGMRAEIHHELAKPENEAFMQAQNGFPGLMKQVWDVGMAVKHTHRQLGYAIEGIVNRLVTEGTLSEAFTGMELAYSVPGYYRDFLSEEAIAQAEGQK from the coding sequence ATGAAAACAATTCTATCCTTTCTGATCTCTGTGTTCTTGTCGCTGCCCGTGGTGGCCCGGGAGGTTAACGATGGTGACGAGCTGCTGAACCGGCCGGCGGATCGCACTTACGATATCGTTCTGGATTCCGGTTACCTGAAAGTGGGGGTATATCGGGACTTTCCTCCCTACTCCTATGAGGTGGATGGGCAGCCCCGGGGTATTGATGTGGAACTAGGGAAGCTGATTGCACAGGAAATGGGTGTGGAGTTCCGAGTGCACTGGATCATCCCGGACGAAGAGCTGGGAGATGACCTGCGCAACAACGTGTGGAAAGGCCACTACCTGGACAAGCAGCGGCTGGCGGACGTGATGATGCGGGTGCCTTACGACAAGCAGTACGCCTACATGCAGGATTCCACCGGTGAATACATCAATGAGCAGGTGGTGCTGTTCGGCCCCTACCAGCAGGAAACCTGGCAAATTGCCTATAACCCGGAAAAGCTCGATACCGTCGATACCGTGGCGGTGTTCCAGTACCACCCCATCGGTGTTGAGATTGATACCTTGCCGGATTTCTATCTGAGTTCCGCGTTGCAGGGGCGAATGCGCAACCAGGTGCGCCACTACCCCAACGTCAGGGCAGCGTTTGAAGCCATGCGCAATGGCGAGGTCAGTGCCGTTATGGGGATGCGAGCAGAAATCCACCATGAGCTGGCAAAGCCTGAGAATGAGGCCTTTATGCAGGCCCAGAATGGTTTCCCGGGGTTGATGAAGCAGGTCTGGGATGTGGGGATGGCGGTCAAGCATACCCACCGTCAGCTGGGTTATGCCATTGAGGGAATTGTTAATCGACTGGTTACCGAGGGAACCCTTAGTGAGGCTTTCACCGGAATGGAGCTTGCTTACAGCGTGCCGGGCTATTACCGGGATTTCCTGAGTGAGGAAGCCATTGCGCAGGCAGAAGGCCAGAAATAG
- the pedF gene encoding cytochrome c-550 PedF: MTMPISIRPLIAIVLAGAAGLAMAHGNVTPQPVNTGNLPSLGDEVRMENPFREGNELSEYYSEAVKVGESAYAGNCASCHGIRAMSGGLTPDLRELTEWDDEYFITRVRNGTDRGMPSWKKSLDQNAMWAIRTYVESLPKPE, translated from the coding sequence ATGACAATGCCTATTTCAATCAGACCGCTTATTGCCATCGTGCTGGCAGGTGCTGCCGGTTTGGCCATGGCTCATGGCAACGTGACACCACAGCCGGTAAACACCGGTAACCTGCCTTCTCTTGGCGACGAAGTGCGTATGGAGAATCCATTCCGTGAAGGAAATGAGTTGAGTGAGTACTACAGTGAAGCCGTGAAAGTGGGCGAAAGCGCCTATGCCGGCAACTGTGCCAGTTGCCATGGTATTCGTGCCATGTCGGGCGGGCTGACGCCGGACCTGCGGGAGCTGACGGAGTGGGATGACGAGTACTTTATTACCCGGGTGCGTAACGGTACCGACCGGGGTATGCCGTCCTGGAAGAAAAGCCTGGATCAGAACGCAATGTGGGCCATCCGGACCTATGTTGAGTCTCTGCCCAAGCCTGAATAA
- a CDS encoding methanol/ethanol family PQQ-dependent dehydrogenase gives MNRRQHPLIRGISLALAMGTAGALSMTTQAKEVSWEDIVNDAETTQDVLGYGIGPKAQRYSPMTTINKDNIERLVPAWSFSFGDEKQRGQESQALVHDGVIYVTGSYSRLYALDAKTGERLWEYNHRLPEGIRPCCDVVNRGAAIFGDKVFFGTLDAGIVALNKDTGKIAWRKKFADHEEGYTMTGAPTLVKDQKTGKVLLIHGSSGDEFGVVGKLFARDPDTGEEVWMRPFVEGHYGRLNGEKSTPTGDPRAPSWPDDPNSPTGKVEAWSHGGGAPWQSASFDPETNTIIIGAGNPAPWNTWARTAPGGDPADYDNLYTSGQVGVDPTTGEVKWFYQHTPNDAWDFSGNNELVLFEYTEGGEQVKATAHADRNGFFYVVDRTNGEFRKGFPFVDNITWAKGIDKNGRPIEVKGQRPPPVPEGETRGEAIEVSPPFLGGKNWNPMAYSQDTGLFYIPANHWKEDYWTEEVTYKKGAAYLGQGFRIKRMYDDHVGVLRAMNPLTGEIEWEHKEKMPLWAGVLTTKGGLVFTGTGDGFLKAFDAETGEELWKFQTGSGIISPPITWEMDGEQYIGVTSGYGGAVPLWGGDMAELTKPISQGGSFWVFKLPSWAQASR, from the coding sequence ATGAATCGTCGACAACATCCACTGATCAGGGGCATCAGCCTGGCCCTGGCGATGGGGACTGCGGGCGCCTTGAGCATGACCACTCAGGCAAAAGAAGTGAGCTGGGAAGACATCGTAAACGACGCCGAAACCACCCAGGATGTTCTGGGCTATGGTATCGGCCCCAAGGCCCAGCGCTACAGCCCGATGACAACCATCAACAAGGACAATATCGAGAGGCTGGTTCCCGCCTGGTCATTCTCGTTCGGGGATGAAAAACAACGGGGCCAGGAGTCTCAGGCGCTGGTACACGACGGCGTGATCTACGTTACCGGCTCCTACTCCCGGCTGTATGCACTCGATGCAAAAACCGGGGAACGGCTATGGGAATACAACCATCGTCTGCCGGAAGGCATTCGGCCCTGCTGTGATGTGGTGAACCGCGGCGCTGCCATTTTTGGCGACAAGGTTTTCTTCGGCACTCTGGATGCGGGCATTGTGGCCCTGAATAAAGACACCGGGAAAATCGCCTGGCGCAAGAAGTTCGCTGACCACGAAGAAGGCTACACCATGACCGGCGCCCCGACGCTGGTGAAAGACCAGAAAACCGGAAAGGTTCTGCTGATCCACGGCTCTTCCGGAGACGAGTTCGGTGTGGTGGGCAAACTCTTCGCCCGGGATCCGGACACCGGTGAGGAAGTCTGGATGCGTCCCTTCGTTGAAGGCCATTACGGGCGCCTCAACGGCGAGAAAAGCACCCCCACCGGCGACCCCAGGGCTCCCAGCTGGCCGGATGACCCCAACAGCCCGACCGGCAAGGTAGAAGCCTGGAGCCACGGCGGCGGAGCGCCCTGGCAAAGCGCCAGTTTTGACCCGGAAACCAATACCATCATCATCGGTGCCGGCAACCCGGCCCCCTGGAACACCTGGGCCAGAACAGCGCCCGGTGGAGATCCGGCCGATTACGACAACCTATACACATCAGGACAAGTTGGCGTAGACCCAACCACCGGCGAGGTGAAATGGTTCTACCAGCATACCCCCAACGATGCCTGGGACTTCTCCGGTAACAACGAGTTGGTACTGTTTGAGTACACCGAAGGCGGAGAGCAGGTCAAAGCCACTGCCCACGCCGACCGCAACGGCTTTTTCTATGTGGTGGACCGCACCAACGGCGAATTCCGGAAAGGCTTTCCGTTTGTGGACAACATCACCTGGGCAAAGGGTATCGACAAGAACGGTCGCCCTATTGAAGTCAAAGGCCAGCGGCCACCCCCTGTTCCGGAAGGTGAAACCCGGGGCGAAGCCATTGAAGTATCACCGCCCTTCCTGGGCGGCAAGAACTGGAACCCAATGGCTTACAGCCAGGATACTGGCCTGTTCTACATTCCCGCCAACCACTGGAAAGAAGACTACTGGACTGAAGAAGTCACCTACAAGAAAGGGGCTGCTTATCTGGGCCAGGGCTTCCGCATCAAACGCATGTACGATGACCACGTAGGCGTGTTGAGAGCGATGAACCCGCTCACTGGTGAGATCGAGTGGGAGCATAAAGAGAAGATGCCGTTATGGGCCGGTGTGCTCACGACCAAGGGTGGGCTTGTATTCACCGGGACTGGCGACGGTTTTCTCAAAGCCTTTGACGCCGAAACCGGGGAGGAGCTCTGGAAGTTCCAGACCGGCTCCGGAATCATTTCCCCACCCATCACCTGGGAAATGGATGGCGAGCAGTACATCGGTGTCACCTCCGGCTATGGCGGCGCTGTACCCCTTTGGGGCGGCGACATGGCTGAGCTGACCAAACCGATTTCCCAGGGCGGATCATTCTGGGTGTTCAAGCTGCCGTCATGGGCACAGGCTTCACGCTGA
- a CDS encoding pentapeptide repeat-containing protein, with translation MKSWITATLLTSAVFPAMANDDMADLDTVQVINGCKLEAETACPGADLRAADLSNLNLRGADLRGSNLTGATLNHTNLRGANLNGAKLDNATGYRLQLYRASLRGAKVRNATLPGLQGEYLFAQGADFTGTDISGANFAFSRFSGATLADTRAPFSSFEIAWLPKANLQGADLTGADLQEAKFGHANLAKARLSGARIHFATFEGTFMEGCTDCPFDW, from the coding sequence ATGAAATCATGGATCACAGCAACCCTCCTGACCTCGGCTGTTTTTCCTGCCATGGCCAACGATGACATGGCCGACCTGGACACTGTTCAGGTGATCAACGGTTGCAAACTGGAGGCAGAAACCGCTTGCCCGGGCGCTGACTTGCGAGCCGCAGACCTGTCAAACCTGAACCTTCGCGGCGCAGATTTGCGGGGATCAAACCTGACTGGTGCCACCCTAAACCACACAAACCTTCGGGGTGCCAACCTCAATGGTGCAAAACTGGACAATGCCACAGGCTACCGGCTACAGCTCTACCGGGCATCCCTGCGCGGCGCCAAGGTTCGTAATGCCACCCTGCCAGGCCTTCAAGGCGAATACCTGTTTGCCCAGGGAGCGGACTTCACCGGAACGGATATTTCCGGCGCCAACTTCGCCTTTTCCCGCTTTTCAGGAGCAACACTGGCCGATACCCGGGCACCGTTCAGCAGCTTTGAAATTGCCTGGTTGCCCAAAGCAAACCTGCAAGGAGCAGACCTGACCGGAGCAGACCTCCAGGAAGCCAAGTTCGGGCACGCCAACCTTGCCAAGGCCCGGTTATCCGGGGCAAGGATTCACTTTGCCACCTTTGAAGGCACGTTTATGGAAGGCTGCACAGACTGCCCCTTTGACTGGTAA
- a CDS encoding response regulator transcription factor, with protein MKLMIVDDHLVVRQGIANLLRNLLPAVAITELDNGQDAVARYGSIQPDVLMLDMGLPDISGLEVARRIRQRWRTAAILFFTMHDELPMVRQALDVGAMGFVSKNCAPEELADAVRRVGDGQPYIEHPIATRLALNRERPVDRRLRDMTQREMEVLLMFARGDAVARIAERLCVSSKTVSNHLALLKSKLQVESSIELVHLAVDAGLVRFGQGLDAGNA; from the coding sequence ATGAAACTGATGATTGTGGATGATCACCTGGTTGTCCGGCAGGGTATCGCCAACCTGCTGCGCAATCTGTTGCCGGCAGTCGCGATTACTGAGCTGGACAACGGGCAGGATGCCGTTGCCCGATATGGCAGTATTCAACCCGATGTGCTGATGCTCGACATGGGCCTGCCGGATATTTCCGGTCTTGAAGTAGCTCGCCGTATCCGCCAGCGCTGGCGGACTGCGGCCATTCTGTTTTTTACCATGCACGATGAACTACCCATGGTCCGGCAGGCGCTTGATGTGGGCGCGATGGGGTTTGTGTCGAAGAACTGTGCTCCGGAAGAACTGGCTGATGCCGTTCGAAGGGTAGGCGACGGCCAGCCCTACATTGAACATCCGATTGCGACCCGGCTTGCCTTGAACCGGGAACGCCCTGTGGACCGTCGTCTGCGGGATATGACCCAGCGCGAAATGGAAGTGTTGCTGATGTTTGCCCGTGGTGATGCCGTGGCCAGAATCGCGGAACGCCTGTGCGTCAGCAGTAAAACCGTTTCCAACCACCTTGCGTTACTGAAAAGCAAGTTGCAGGTGGAATCGTCCATCGAACTGGTGCACCTGGCCGTTGATGCCGGGCTGGTGCGTTTCGGGCAGGGGCTTGATGCTGGCAATGCCTGA
- a CDS encoding histidine kinase, with amino-acid sequence MTAYRKLSLLMLAVFLLVYAVGGVFYTLQARGDIERELGSVMELAASLPAPTQLAPELVPEMRHLRPFSVGEAVSGTTREMPDWFYRLMADGIPAQAVNGWQLDPADEIEEIWESFVLISAAFLLGMTLCFVALGWAIRQGLRPLAELGEAMASVERGQLASRLGAHNLQEVNDLVARFNTMAAALEQEQKTVRELMTELLRVQDREREHIARVLHDDLGQYLTGIRAQARAWLYDPALNSEQKKQASELAHHCETVQKHFRHLLQDLHPLVMEQLGLNSAISHLAEQWQQLSGLSCQLELDDCLPELTGEQQTHLYRFLQEALNNISRHAQATRASLTVAQSSGALEVVVCDNGRGTGDLTGCRGLGLRSMRERARCLGGRMELFSHLGEGTRVLLAMPAAGAGSPSAGSGG; translated from the coding sequence GTGACTGCCTACCGGAAACTTTCCCTGCTGATGCTGGCCGTTTTCCTGCTTGTATATGCAGTGGGCGGGGTGTTCTACACCCTTCAGGCGAGGGGAGATATTGAGCGGGAACTTGGGTCAGTGATGGAGCTGGCCGCGAGTCTTCCAGCACCAACGCAGCTGGCGCCGGAGCTGGTACCGGAAATGCGGCATCTCAGACCGTTTTCCGTTGGTGAGGCGGTTTCGGGTACCACACGGGAAATGCCGGATTGGTTTTATCGCCTGATGGCAGATGGCATTCCCGCTCAGGCGGTGAACGGCTGGCAGCTGGATCCTGCAGACGAAATCGAAGAAATCTGGGAGAGCTTTGTGCTGATCTCCGCGGCCTTTTTGCTTGGCATGACTCTTTGCTTTGTGGCCCTTGGTTGGGCTATCCGGCAGGGATTGCGGCCCCTGGCCGAGCTTGGCGAGGCTATGGCGAGTGTTGAGCGGGGCCAGCTGGCATCGAGGCTGGGTGCACATAATCTGCAGGAGGTGAACGACCTGGTGGCGCGTTTCAATACCATGGCGGCTGCCCTGGAGCAGGAGCAGAAAACGGTGCGCGAGCTGATGACGGAACTTTTACGGGTCCAGGATCGGGAGCGTGAACACATAGCCCGGGTTCTGCATGACGACCTGGGTCAGTATCTGACCGGTATTCGCGCCCAGGCGAGGGCATGGCTGTACGACCCGGCGCTGAACAGTGAACAGAAAAAACAGGCCAGTGAACTTGCGCATCATTGCGAAACTGTGCAAAAGCACTTCCGGCACCTGTTGCAGGACTTGCATCCGTTGGTGATGGAGCAGCTGGGACTGAACTCGGCCATAAGCCACCTGGCCGAGCAGTGGCAACAACTCAGTGGCCTTAGCTGCCAGTTAGAGCTGGATGATTGCTTGCCGGAACTGACCGGTGAGCAGCAAACACACCTTTACCGTTTCTTGCAGGAAGCATTAAACAACATTTCCCGACATGCCCAGGCTACACGGGCATCACTGACAGTTGCCCAGTCAAGCGGTGCGCTGGAGGTGGTGGTTTGCGATAACGGTCGTGGTACCGGGGATCTGACGGGCTGTCGCGGTTTGGGGTTGCGTTCGATGCGCGAACGGGCCCGTTGTCTGGGTGGCCGGATGGAACTGTTCAGCCATCTGGGAGAGGGCACCCGGGTATTGCTGGCGATGCCGGCGGCGGGAGCGGGTTCGCCTTCGGCCGGTTCAGGAGGTTAA